One window of the Sulfitobacter sp. OXR-159 genome contains the following:
- a CDS encoding sialidase family protein has protein sequence MPSKIHSGVIVAHLFMGMTAGMVLAEPLEFADLDPPVGNNAQEPTLFALQDDRVLLGWTEPHPAGFAVKLSVLEDAEWSAARTVTVSDELFVNWADFPSVVALDDGTFAAHWLWENSKNDYAYDVKISLSPDEGLTWSAPITPHDDRSVSQHGFVTLQPLEDGSLMSVWLDGRAYDKPLFTSAASNYPDAMQLRATRITPEGTRTDDVLVDAQTCSCCQTSAASLDDGTVLVAYRDRTDAEIRDISVVRHQGGMWSEPTNVHNDGWEISGCPVNGPAIATAGQTAAVAWFTAANDKPEVKVAFSSDGGRNFGDPAKVSLGIPAGRVDILMLDPQTAFVTWVEWANESEVILACQITTGQQCKDLQLIARNNGAGSVNFPRTARTNEGVYLSWTQPSNSDDPEPSSTIRTVFASY, from the coding sequence ATGCCATCAAAAATCCATTCTGGCGTGATTGTGGCCCATCTGTTCATGGGCATGACGGCGGGCATGGTCCTTGCCGAGCCATTGGAGTTCGCCGACCTAGACCCACCGGTCGGGAACAATGCGCAGGAACCCACCCTGTTCGCACTGCAGGATGATCGGGTCCTGCTGGGTTGGACCGAACCACACCCTGCCGGGTTTGCGGTAAAATTGTCGGTCCTTGAAGACGCAGAATGGAGCGCGGCCCGCACTGTTACCGTGTCCGACGAACTCTTCGTGAACTGGGCCGATTTTCCGTCCGTTGTTGCGCTTGATGACGGTACCTTTGCGGCTCACTGGCTGTGGGAAAATTCCAAAAACGACTATGCCTATGACGTCAAGATCTCTCTTTCGCCGGATGAGGGCCTGACATGGAGCGCACCGATAACGCCACATGATGATCGGTCGGTTAGCCAACACGGTTTTGTCACGCTCCAGCCGCTCGAAGACGGTTCCTTGATGTCTGTCTGGCTTGACGGACGCGCATATGACAAGCCGCTTTTCACCAGCGCAGCCAGCAACTACCCGGATGCAATGCAGTTGCGCGCAACCCGGATCACGCCCGAAGGTACGCGAACCGATGATGTTCTTGTCGATGCGCAGACCTGTTCATGCTGCCAGACGTCCGCCGCATCGCTGGACGATGGCACCGTCCTTGTCGCATACCGCGACAGAACAGATGCGGAAATCAGGGATATATCTGTCGTAAGACACCAAGGCGGCATGTGGTCAGAACCAACAAACGTCCACAATGACGGCTGGGAAATCTCCGGCTGCCCGGTCAATGGCCCCGCCATCGCGACCGCCGGTCAAACAGCCGCCGTGGCCTGGTTCACGGCTGCAAATGACAAGCCGGAAGTCAAGGTTGCGTTCTCTTCCGATGGTGGCAGAAATTTTGGCGATCCGGCGAAAGTCAGCCTCGGGATTCCCGCCGGTCGGGTCGATATTCTCATGCTGGACCCTCAGACTGCGTTCGTGACGTGGGTCGAATGGGCAAATGAGAGCGAGGTGATCCTTGCTTGCCAGATCACAACCGGTCAGCAGTGTAAGGACCTGCAACTGATTGCGCGAAACAACGGCGCAGGTTCGGTCAACTTCCCGCGCACGGCGCGAACGAATGAAGGGGTTTACCTGTCGTGGACACAGCCCAGCAACTCGGATGATCCGGAACCGAGTTCGACTATACGCACGGTTTTCGCTTCCTATTGA